A single region of the Chryseobacterium culicis genome encodes:
- a CDS encoding helix-turn-helix domain-containing protein codes for MNYTFDEIPNILKRIESRLDKIEEILLDRIQKELPEKEFISAREACKILKLSLPTLYSKVCLRELPYYKKGNRLYFSKTELLEWIQEGKKNLPMR; via the coding sequence ATGAATTATACGTTTGATGAGATTCCAAATATTCTTAAAAGGATAGAAAGTCGATTGGATAAAATTGAAGAAATTCTATTAGATCGTATTCAAAAAGAACTGCCTGAAAAAGAATTTATTAGTGCAAGAGAAGCATGCAAAATCCTCAAACTTTCGTTACCAACACTTTACTCAAAAGTTTGCTTGCGTGAACTTCCTTATTATAAAAAGGGAAATAGGCTTTATTTTTCTAAGACAGAACTATTAGAATGGATACAGGAAGGCAAAAAAAATCTTCCTATGAGAT